A region from the Macrobrachium rosenbergii isolate ZJJX-2024 chromosome 32, ASM4041242v1, whole genome shotgun sequence genome encodes:
- the LOC136855652 gene encoding BTB/POZ domain-containing adapter for CUL3-mediated RhoA degradation protein 2: MSGDHKKVIKGSPSQYVKLNVGGSLHYTTIGTLTKHDNMLRAMFSGRMEVLTDSEGWILIDRCGKHFGTILNYLRDEWIPLPENQRELQELLAEARYYCMSDLVEVCEGAIKQKEPEKDPVCRVPLITSQREEQMLIQSSSTPVVKLHVNRHNNKYSYTSTSDDNLLKNIELFDRLSLRFSQRVLFIKDVIGSNEICLWAYYGHGKKLAEVCCTSIVYATDRKHTKVEFPEARIYEETLNVMLYENRTGPDAELMQATSTRGAVAPVVCTSDDEEDRRGGVCSQSGLGRLRSNKNN; this comes from the exons ATGTCGGGCGATCACAAAAAG gttATTAAGGGGAGCCCTTCTCAGTATGTCAAGTTAAATGTTGGAGGCTCTTTACATTATACTACGATTGGCACTCTGACCAAACATGACAATATGCTAAGAGCTATGTTTTCTGGCCGCATGGAGGTTCTGACAGATTCTGAAG GTTGGATTCTAATTGATAGATGTGGTAAGCATTTCGGTACTATTTTGAACTATTTGCGCGACGAATGGATTCCTTTGCCAGAAAACCAGCGTGAACTGCAG GAGTTGTTAGCAGAAGCACGGTATTACTGCATGAGTGATTTAGTGGAGGTGTGCGAAGGAGCCATTAAACAAAAAGAGCCAGAAAAGGATCCTGTTTGCAGAGTTCCACTAATCACTTCACAGAGAGAAGAACAAATGCTTATACAGTCTTCCAGTACACCAGTTGTAAAGTTACATGTTAATAGACATAACAATAAATATTCCTATACAAG cACGTCTGATGATAATTTACTGAAGAATATAGAATTATTTGATCGTCTGTCCCTTCGTTTTAGTCAAAGAGTTTTATTCATAAAGGATGTCATTGGGTCCAACGAAATATGCCTATGGGCTTATTATGGCCATGGGAAAAAATTAGCAGAAGTGTGCTGTACATCGATTGTTTATGCAACAGATAGAAAACACACCAAG GTTGAATTTCCTGAAGCGAGAATTTATGAAGAAACCTTAAATGTTATGTTGTATGAAAATCGTACCGGACCCGATGCCGAGCTTATGCAGGCGACATCCACGCGAGGAGCTGTAGCACCTGTTGTTTGTACATCAGATGACGAAGAAGATAGGAGAGGTGGTGTTTGTTCCCAGTCAGGCTTGGGAAGATTGCGCTCCAACAAGAATAATTAA
- the Slu7 gene encoding pre-mRNA-splicing factor SLU7: protein MSAPSLPLSTILKSKHEEADGDEPKKKTREEWKKAKELEEARKAGTVPAAVDEEGKDINPHIPQYISTAPWYFGSSGPTLKHQRPQPEKQSSFNHLNEHYVRGLAGTTATRYRKGACENCGALGHKKKDCFERPRKVGAKYNAKQIAPDDIMLPELKLDFDGKRDRWNGFDPSQYAAVVEEHQKVEEYKRQIKAKKLKEGEEMSGEEPNDDDEDEDKYAESVDMPGTKVDSKQRITVRNLRIREDTAKYLRNLDPNSAYYDPKTRSMRDNPYKDTGRRDEEVDFAGENFVRFTGDTVTQAKAQLFAWDAYEKGVDVSLQAEPTKLELLQKQFINKKDEFKKKGSDDLLEKYGGKEHLDVPPPEMLLSQTESYVEYSRHGKIIRGAEKQAVRSKYEEDVYPGNHTSVWGSYWHDGKWGFQCCHSFVKNSYCTGEAGKASQAEQLLPKASSQDQNDSEEKTCKTLLEMHKEKTKNKKKKRKAKKKKTSSSSSSSSSSSSSSSSDSTTESEDEEEKEKKRKKKLREALIRAKLEEDAASEMLKLDERERSYNSMYNYKAPTEEEIEAFQMRRQREDDPMAAFLGK, encoded by the coding sequence ATGAGTGCTCCAAGCCTTCCGCTTTCAACGATCTTGAAAAGCAAACATGAAGAAGCAGACGGTGACGAGCCTAAGAAGAAAACACGAGAGGAATGGAAAAAGGCTAAAGAGTTAGAGGAGGCTCGAAAAGCTGGTACAGTCCCTGCTGCTGTTGATGAGGAAGGTAAAGATATCAATCCTCATATTCCTCAGTATATTTCCACAGCACCTTGGTATTTTGGTTCAAGTGGTCCAACATTAAAACACCAGCGCCCACAGCCAGAAAAGCAAAGTTCTTTCAACCATCTCAATGAACATTACGTGCGAGGGCTAGCTGGCACTACAGCAACTCGCTATCGTAAAGGTGCCTGTGAAAATTGTGGTGCGTTGGGTCATAAAAAGAAAGACTGCTTCGAGAGACCACGTAAAGTTGGAGCCAAGTATAATGCTAAACAGATTGCCCCAGATGATATTATGTTACCAGAGCTAAAACTTGATTTTGATGGAAAAAGGGATCGCTGGAATGGCTTCGATCCATCACAGTATGCAGCTGTAGTGGAAGAGCACCAGAAAGTTGAAGAATATAAAcgacaaataaaagcaaagaaattgaAGGAAGGTGAAGAAATGAGTGGTGAAGAGCCTAATGACGACGATGAGGACGAAGACAAGTATGCTGAAAGTGTTGATATGCCAGGGACTAAAGTGGACAGCAAACAAAGAATCACTGTGCGTAATTTGAGAATTCGAGAAGACACCGCTAAGTACCTCAGGAATTTAGATCCTAATTCAGCATACTATGACCCCAAGACGCGTTCAATGAGGGACAATCCGTATAAAGACACGGGTAGACGAGACGAAGAAGTGGACTTCGCCGGTGAAAACTTTGTCAGGTTTACTGGAGACACAGTCACTCAGGCTAAAGCACAGTTATTTGCGTGGGATGCTTATGAAAAAGGTGTTGATGTAAGCTTACAGGCTGAGCCAACAAAACTGGAGTTATTGCAGaaacagtttataaacaaaaaagatgaatTTAAGAAGAAAGGATCAGATGATCTTCTAGAAAAATACGGCGGGAAAGAACACCTTGATGTCCCTCCTCCCGAAATGCTTTTATCACAGACAGAATCATATGTTGAATATTCACGTCATGGTAAAATCATAAGGGGAGCTGAAAAGCAAGCTGTGAGGTCTAAATATGAAGAGGATGTTTACCCGGGGAACCACACTAGTGTTTGGGGAAGCTATTGGCATGATGGAAAGTGGGGTTTTCAGTGTTGTCATTCCTTTGTCAAGAATTCTTATTGCACTGGTGAAGCGGGTAAAGCTTCTCAGGCAGAGCAACTGTTACCCAAAGCTTCCAGTCAAGATCAAAATGATTCTGAAGAAAAGACTTGTAAAACACTACTGGAGATGCATAAAGAGAAGaccaagaataagaagaagaaaaggaaagcaaagaagaagaagacaagcagcagcagcagcagtagtagtagtagcagtagcagcagtagtagtgattCCACAACCGAatctgaagacgaagaagaaaaggaaaagaagcggAAAAAGAAGCTACGGGAGGCATTAATTCGTGCCAAGTTGGAAGAGGATGCTGCATCAGAGATGTTGAAGTtggatgaaagagaaagaagttataattctatgtataattacaaagctcccactgaagaaGAGATTGAAGCTTTCCAGATGAGGAGACAGAGGGAAGATGATCCCATGGCTGCATTCCTGGGGAAGTAA